A region from the Azospirillum fermentarium genome encodes:
- a CDS encoding nitroreductase family protein has product MTQQDVAVPAPPVSWKRGLAARVLPAAAVARLAAWNRRLRAMAALAANGWYDARRYWRWSSAGLSDAGLDHTQLAALVTLNWHRLEKGLALPAPRPGFGQDAALRLVALLDLYLERHGMDATAAAGVDTLSAWQDFNRPFGITNTRVAQALARYARHPRPAAGAEGGPEGGPKGGRVYGGTIPVTRAAVHAARPGDVDAFFATRHSVRQFTGEPVDHATLERAVALALHTPSVCNRQGWRVHAFTGAEQRARILAHQNGNRGFGDRAGAVLAVTADLRHFTSVGERYQGWIDGGLFAMTLAWAFHALGLGCCMLNWSVTRETDRALRREAGIPEHESVIMLMAVGHLPDTFTVARSQRKPLDAVLCMH; this is encoded by the coding sequence ATGACGCAGCAGGATGTGGCGGTGCCGGCCCCGCCGGTGTCGTGGAAACGCGGGCTGGCGGCGCGGGTGTTGCCCGCCGCCGCCGTGGCCCGGCTGGCGGCATGGAACCGGCGGCTGCGGGCCATGGCGGCGCTGGCCGCCAACGGCTGGTACGACGCCCGGCGGTACTGGCGGTGGTCGTCGGCGGGGCTGAGCGATGCCGGCCTGGACCACACGCAACTGGCGGCCCTGGTCACGCTGAACTGGCACCGGCTGGAAAAGGGCCTCGCCCTGCCCGCCCCCCGCCCCGGCTTCGGCCAGGACGCGGCGTTGCGGCTGGTGGCGCTGCTGGATCTGTACCTTGAACGCCACGGTATGGACGCCACCGCCGCCGCCGGCGTGGACACGCTGTCGGCGTGGCAGGATTTCAACCGCCCCTTCGGCATCACCAACACCCGCGTGGCCCAGGCGCTGGCCCGCTATGCCCGCCACCCCCGCCCCGCGGCGGGCGCCGAGGGAGGCCCCGAGGGAGGCCCCAAGGGAGGCCGGGTGTACGGCGGCACCATCCCCGTCACCCGCGCGGCGGTCCATGCCGCCCGGCCCGGTGACGTGGACGCCTTCTTCGCCACGCGCCACAGCGTGCGGCAGTTCACGGGCGAACCGGTGGACCATGCCACGCTGGAGCGGGCGGTGGCGCTGGCGCTGCACACCCCGTCGGTGTGCAACCGCCAGGGCTGGCGGGTCCACGCCTTCACCGGTGCTGAGCAGCGGGCGCGGATCCTGGCGCACCAGAACGGCAACCGCGGCTTCGGCGACCGGGCCGGGGCGGTGCTGGCGGTCACCGCCGACCTGCGCCACTTCACCAGCGTCGGCGAACGGTATCAGGGCTGGATCGACGGCGGGCTGTTCGCCATGACGCTGGCCTGGGCCTTCCACGCCCTGGGGCTGGGGTGCTGCATGCTGAACTGGTCGGTAACGCGGGAAACCGACCGCGCCCTGCGGCGGGAGGCGGGAATCCCCGAGCATGAAAGCGTCATCATGCTGATGGCCGTGGGCCACCTGCCCGACACCTTCACCGTCGCCCGGTCCCAGCGCAAGCCGCTGGACGCCGTGCTGTGCATGCATTGA
- a CDS encoding polysaccharide pyruvyl transferase family protein codes for MSLRLYFTGHRSFANHGCEALIRSAAALFREAFGDVTLLVPSADADEDRRFWPDAAAHGVTFVPVADPWAGHRWWDRAVRRVPGWSRLPWPRGPLAPGTRGPLESADMLVSTGGDNYSLDYGLVSLFTMMAVDGAAMDRGLPAVLWGASVGPFDGAPAPVQRAVSRHLRRFDLVVARETLSHAWLQSQGVDGRLALACDPAFSMKPEPVALAGFWPKEGDKGTVAVNLSPLIRRYHAAGTTGRPLEEEAAAFIAGLADEGYGVLLLPHVVGQSGSSVKCDHALLSGLTAHTGTAGGRIAVAPRTLNAPQLKHALSRCRYVLAARTHATIGALSSGVPTLSIAYSLKAKGINRDLFGDARYVLDGAAMTAASLREALARLEADEGDIRRLLAARKLDWPESLQRALDRLKRCPLERGRAEMAAAY; via the coding sequence ATGTCGCTGCGGCTGTATTTCACCGGACACCGCTCCTTCGCCAACCATGGGTGCGAGGCGCTGATCCGTTCCGCCGCCGCCCTGTTCCGGGAAGCGTTCGGGGATGTGACGCTGCTGGTGCCCTCGGCGGACGCGGACGAGGACCGGCGCTTCTGGCCCGACGCCGCCGCCCACGGCGTGACCTTCGTGCCCGTGGCGGACCCGTGGGCGGGGCACCGCTGGTGGGACCGCGCCGTCCGCCGGGTGCCGGGGTGGAGCCGGCTGCCGTGGCCCCGCGGGCCGCTGGCTCCCGGCACCCGCGGGCCGCTGGAAAGCGCCGACATGCTGGTGTCCACCGGCGGGGACAATTATTCGCTCGATTACGGGCTGGTGTCGCTGTTCACCATGATGGCGGTGGACGGGGCGGCCATGGACCGCGGCCTGCCGGCGGTGCTGTGGGGGGCGTCGGTGGGGCCGTTCGACGGCGCACCCGCCCCGGTGCAGCGGGCGGTGTCGCGCCATCTCCGCCGCTTCGACCTGGTGGTGGCGCGGGAAACCCTGTCGCACGCGTGGCTGCAGTCCCAGGGCGTCGATGGCCGTCTGGCGCTGGCCTGCGACCCGGCGTTCTCCATGAAGCCGGAGCCGGTGGCGCTGGCCGGCTTCTGGCCGAAGGAGGGGGACAAGGGCACGGTGGCCGTCAACCTCAGCCCGCTGATCCGCCGCTATCACGCCGCCGGCACCACCGGGCGCCCGCTGGAGGAGGAGGCTGCGGCCTTCATCGCCGGGCTGGCGGACGAAGGGTACGGCGTGCTGCTGCTGCCCCATGTGGTGGGGCAATCGGGATCGTCGGTCAAATGCGACCACGCGCTGCTCAGCGGCCTCACCGCCCACACCGGCACGGCGGGCGGGCGCATCGCCGTGGCTCCCCGCACGCTGAACGCCCCGCAACTGAAACACGCGCTGTCGCGCTGCCGCTATGTGCTGGCGGCGCGCACGCACGCCACCATCGGCGCGCTGTCGTCGGGGGTGCCCACCCTGTCCATCGCCTACAGCCTGAAGGCCAAAGGCATCAACCGCGACCTGTTCGGCGATGCCCGCTACGTGCTGGACGGGGCGGCGATGACGGCGGCCTCCCTGCGGGAGGCGCTCGCCCGGCTGGAAGCGGACGAGGGCGACATCCGCCGGCTGCTGGCCGCCCGCAAACTGGACTGGCCGGAGTCTCTGCAGCGCGCGCTCGACCGGTTGAAACGCTGCCCGCTGGAGCGGGGGCGGGCCGAGATGGCCGCCGCCTACTGA
- the wecB gene encoding non-hydrolyzing UDP-N-acetylglucosamine 2-epimerase: MPPPTKGTPGVHAPAGGPIVRGKEHTVLIVFGTRPEAIKMAPVLKALEATPGIRPLVCVTAQHRQMLDQVLELFAIRPQYDLDIMRDGQGLSYVTAAVLDGIQTVIRDCRPDRILVQGDTTTTMAAAMAAFYERVPVGHVEAGLRTGNVHSPWPEEMNRRLATAMADLHFAPTEQSRANLLREGIDGSRVLVTGNTVIDALLYAVDRIERDRGLQAELDARFPFLADLAGQGRRVILATGHRRENFDGGLEQVFMALSWLAERPDVGVVFPVHLNPNVQKAAAAVLKDRPNVHLIPPQDYLPFVYLMMRAHLIVTDSGGIQEEAPSLGKPVLVTRDTTERPEAVTAGTVELIGPSADAVTAHATRLLDDTAAYLRMSRAHNPYGDGRASGRIAERLLHESRR; encoded by the coding sequence ATGCCACCACCGACCAAGGGAACGCCCGGCGTCCATGCGCCGGCGGGAGGGCCGATCGTGCGCGGAAAGGAACACACCGTCCTCATCGTCTTCGGCACCCGGCCCGAAGCGATCAAGATGGCCCCGGTGCTGAAGGCGCTGGAGGCCACCCCCGGCATCCGCCCGCTGGTGTGCGTCACCGCCCAGCACCGGCAGATGTTGGATCAGGTGCTGGAGCTGTTCGCCATCCGGCCCCAGTACGATCTGGACATCATGCGCGACGGGCAGGGGCTGAGCTATGTCACCGCCGCCGTGCTGGACGGCATCCAGACCGTCATCCGCGACTGCCGCCCCGATCGTATTCTGGTGCAGGGCGACACCACCACCACCATGGCCGCGGCCATGGCCGCTTTCTACGAGCGGGTGCCGGTGGGCCATGTGGAGGCGGGCCTGCGCACCGGCAACGTCCATTCCCCCTGGCCGGAGGAAATGAACCGCCGGCTGGCCACCGCCATGGCCGACCTGCATTTCGCCCCCACCGAACAGTCCCGCGCCAACCTGCTGCGCGAGGGGATCGATGGTTCCCGCGTGCTGGTCACCGGCAACACCGTCATCGACGCGCTTCTTTACGCGGTGGACCGGATCGAGCGGGACCGGGGGCTGCAGGCGGAGCTGGACGCCCGCTTTCCCTTCCTGGCCGATCTGGCGGGGCAGGGGCGGCGGGTGATCCTGGCCACCGGCCACCGGCGGGAGAATTTCGACGGCGGGCTGGAACAGGTGTTCATGGCCCTGTCGTGGCTGGCCGAACGGCCCGACGTGGGCGTGGTCTTCCCCGTCCACCTGAATCCCAACGTGCAGAAGGCCGCGGCGGCGGTGCTGAAGGACCGGCCCAACGTCCACCTGATCCCGCCGCAGGATTACCTGCCGTTCGTCTATCTGATGATGCGCGCGCACCTCATCGTGACCGACAGCGGCGGCATTCAGGAAGAGGCACCGTCGCTGGGCAAGCCGGTGCTGGTCACCCGCGACACCACCGAACGGCCGGAAGCGGTGACCGCCGGCACGGTCGAACTGATCGGCCCGTCGGCAGACGCGGTGACCGCGCACGCCACCCGGCTTTTGGACGATACCGCGGCCTATCTGCGCATGAGCCGCGCCCACAATCCCTATGGCGACGGCCGCGCCAGCGGCCGCATTGCGGAAAGGTTGCTCCATGAATCCCGTCGGTAA